In the genome of Plasmodium yoelii strain 17X genome assembly, chromosome: 14, one region contains:
- a CDS encoding WD repeat-containing protein, putative, translating to MYIEKLNLSSENAKITSLDFQPNTNLNRLAISSLHQIKIYSIPHYDINIKNKLKIDLLFVSNDHNLVYINTIRWSYNGKYLASCDSGGTLVCYELDINKNNIKKHNEDIKNSYTKSSNNPFAQTNNNKEEWKMSKCIKIHENGEIFDLSWSRDNEHVVCGVSNGIVYIFNLIKSYISHKLFVKGTTENIKGVSFHPTNNLIISQSSDNIMSIWKKVNIYSEQNNMDMIHQQKSCFDLNENKNYKIYESGNIQNHFPSSHGVISREYFEYVYEENMNKKYKNIDTPTIRHIYFDNFGKYASITHIPNNGRNCGILIKIKNKNDQYINKKKIYMDGHGSCMRVAKIGQKVFVDIKKKKLYSLYCQCSDNGVISLWKIFLKRIEKPYILKKKKRREKIAYEKAKMGSNNNIDNISKEKKNKVNKYAQCFLILQNLLEEQTCAVDLSWSDKYNQLIIGGSNGSVYIVQIDVSKLNLEPFYHKEYVQINEMFVRNKRDEKIRIEDEKLIIKNKAIRDKIVGDKFFDKIVQRSFEKNGDRIDGKKIIENTGEKKVKNRLTPKIKYLYDEYGNIIENSKSHEIIHILKCTIHSLNYDINKYSDFSFFLFNKKENTNIFSSYKKNINYTNNKMKQYNSDYFANSYFFNFSSFLNYFLYVIISYIHTIVQNCDFIWKIMKKKISNIIVYTPFTIDSILSLLFRNIYYKKKYFLENFLQNEYPTFLSSIYAFPQNNELYREILYLDTFQNGRKYLRGCSYDTSRDASRDGGRNASRNSDKNTDKNTDKNADKNADKNAGGNIGGCRDRNGGDGGNDGDGDEEKKRKEENTHEGDELPNEDNKNNKTTNNNNTDCKQTVKSSSNTNKKVRKNSKNNIDKQGNNKGVESNNNNSKKKSYTNINKNKLTNSEENIIKNYNEIINAQSFVISPNNDQIFANSNNNQVNTTMIENGKNYNHPENISLQNIKNISDQVYNIHKKQNDKYNSNTSINVGDSTNYLNTYCENSNNVSNMNYISINMNNDPKKIIENINNMNDPNNFIENVNNSKSSKLNKNASPKKKENKEMKNDPINDSKKEKKEPKKEKKKVKKQQEVENLGEEKTEGTKQKKTEPKKEKKTEPKKYVKKDSNKITKGDTEITNEGKTVKGGKVAKEPKTTKGGKAAKDLNEANKSNEPVIENTQNQITDTNDTNQQIQTSTQKGSNKSNKTTKLNKPTKSNDPTKSNDPTKLSDPNEGNDPTKSNDPNEGNEENISTPKKREPSKNQKRNSNKGTKRKTAKNNKKDENGNNSDIEWENFNPHAELFCPIIRKEDSEEVGYMTYSSPVKFGKEANDSNDVNKQGKNKKRKSVDNINKKKGKSSNECLLFNEKNEKNEKKKNNNEGLDKIAKSNKHEGEKRNNKSKNENHFLKIEETFDNTKNKNKESRKKNIIKGSNEINKEYIEENNDIIEKNVKKNNKRVYEKMYSSNSVLDKQNYNLKNTHNNLNFSNKYTGDKIMKHEIKNNSNYPHLNINPSNTFGQYNYHNEFGVEIGKNKNNIYLDNYELSQINLNNKTSQDFYIYNSHPHLDKYSSIEKVQYEGNNYHINKLRSNENYKNYQHYIKREYDTNLIDIKKEEFENGSSMYSQEEYIEPVERYGYNSNEFDFKNKKRKIYNNMINTDMINNFDMNYVNDPNYIDFIRTKKYNDQINYISKGYDKRNNKQIIIKNNEDIETIYESNRYNIHDIYSNVDVIHSNREEKKKKIKKVNIINDVKYEKYKNKVIIFDNRKENCLICCMCSNSSSNNVEGKKYFYLLWEDEISGKKIKYTIHDNYIFIISYKFNIFLLNIFNINSKLVVHDYVLPDRCIVDFVIIKSFSIDGNIYTFFYVHDKKYYYIYQLLNYSSISLLYSFEISMLESRVESINIRIVEKLQNEDIISKSSKKGFKKYKRIFKNKKKKDSINEEDIKDNRERNEQKIRIENDKGEKEKNERDIERERILKELIHSITFYENLKVKNKSNKKKHNNFFSKKSIKKKNEQYNISYFNPKCANKLLTRMPNKIQNFSTQLEKKKKKNIIKKSKDEKIKTYFDNFFSNNIHGNDLLYDYIYRKENFYYSYMCIYIFLKNGMIFLIRRNLMKTEVANENDFPETYTSDVISIKPHMFEQNDITLISRLDNSYYNKSLYCDINFLFSSKADNSDDINNKIILPTTNTLNRSKPNEYLNTNRNLILFDNLIDIQQKGMRIFSSQSKIFNIYDFDVTKLIESEEFIEEHENLEESFEPIVKKEKPDTDDDDNNKKLISQNEHIIKKEKNCNMENIHIKKELNKVSKDFLHAMSVSEELKKSEKNSDSHVDTNLYVKTIKYLENQMKYSILIMNKKSFLNYLYAYFSFLVEYLDITRIRQNFHYFMKITLYHSKKYISNFIFFEIDQNTNYEPHWLDTDALLCMNIHFFFLSLFLFYNFLLPIYKSLRQKKNKNTHIYKYHSFFRFIKEMHKYMLQIDTIFQRAFHRSLSL from the coding sequence ATGtatattgaaaaattaaaCTTAAGCTCAGAAAATGCGAAAATAACAAGCTTAGATTTTCAGCCTAACACTAATTTAAATAGACTAGCTATTTCAAGTTTgcatcaaataaaaatatatagtattccacattatgatataaatataaaaaataaattaaaaatagatTTATTGTTTGTAAGTAATGATCATAATTTAGTTTATATTAATACGATAAGATGGAGTTATAATGGTAAATATTTAGCTAGCTGTGATAGTGGGGGTACATTAGTTTGTTATGAACtggatataaataaaaataatataaaaaaacataatgaagatataaaaaatagttaCACAAAATCAAGTAATAATCCATTTGcacaaacaaataataataaagaagaatGGAAAATGAGCAAATGCATAAAAATACATGAAAATGGAGAAATTTTTGATTTATCATGGTCACGTGATAATGAACATGTTGTATGTGGGGTATCAAATGGTAtcgtttatatttttaatttaatcaAATCATATATTTCACATAAACTTTTTGTAAAAGGAACTactgaaaatataaaaggtGTTTCTTTTCATCcaacaaataatttaataatttctcAAAGTAGTGATAATATTATGAGCATATGGAAAAAAGTAAATATTTATtctgaacaaaataatatggaTATGATACATCAACAAAAAAGTTGTTTTGAtctaaatgaaaataaaaattataaaatttatgaatcTGGAAATATACAAAATCATTTTCCATCATCACATGGAGTAATATCAAGAgaatattttgaatatgtttatgaagaaaatatgaataaaaaatataaaaatattgatacTCCTACAATTcgacatatttattttgataattttggGAAATATGCAAGTATTACACATATACCTAATAATGGTAGAAATTGTGGTAtcttaattaaaataaaaaataaaaatgatcaatatataaataaaaaaaaaatatatatggatGGGCATGGTAGTTGTATGCGAGTTGCTAAAATAGGTCAAAAGGTGTTTgttgatattaaaaaaaaaaaattatatagttTATATTGTCAATGTAGTGATAATGGTGTAATTTCTTTATGGaagatttttttaaagaGAATAGAAAAAccttatattttaaaaaaaaaaaaaaggcgTGAAAAAATTGCATATGAAAAAGCTAAAATGggtagtaataataatatagataatatttctaaagaaaaaaaaaataaagtaaataaatatgcacaatgttttttaattcttcaaAATTTATTAGAAGAACAAACATGTGCTGTTGATTTAAGTTGGTCTGATAAATATAATCAACTAATAATTGGAGGATCAAATGGATCTGTTTATATTGTACAGATAGATGTTAGCAAATTAAATTTAGAACCTTTTTATCATAAAGAATATGtacaaataaatgaaatgtTTGTTAGAAATAAAAGAGATGAAAAAATCAGGATAGAAGATGAAAAGttaatcataaaaaataaagcaatTAGAGATAAAATTGTAGGAGAtaaattttttgataaaattgtTCAGAGaagttttgaaaaaaatggagaTCGAAttgatggaaaaaaaattatagaaaatactggggaaaaaaaagtaaaaaatagaTTAACAccaaaaattaaatatttatatgatgaATATGGAAATATAATTGAAAATTCAAAATCACATgaaattattcatattttaaaatgtaCAATACATTCTTTAAATTAtgacataaataaatattctgatttttctttttttttatttaataaaaaggaaaacactaatatattttcaagttacaaaaaaaacataaactatacaaataacaaaatgaaaCAATATAATTCAGATTATTTTGCcaattcttatttttttaatttttcttcctttttaaattattttttatatgtaattaTTAGTTATATTCATACTATTGTTCAAAATTGTGATTTTATTtggaaaattatgaaaaaaaaaatatctaaTATTATTGTGTACACACCCTTTACTATTGATTCCATTCTCAGCTTGCTCTTTCGaaacatttattataaaaaaaaatatttccttgaaaattttttacaaaatgaGTATCCCACATTTTTAAGCAGCATTTATGCTTTCCCCCAAAATAATGAGCTTTATCGTGAAATTCTTTATCTTGATACGTTTCAAAATGGACGAAAATATCTCCGAGGATGCTCCTATGATACAAGCAGAGATGCAAGTCGAGATGGAGGTAGGAATGCAAGTAGAAATTCGGATAAAAATACGGATAAAAATACGGATAAAAATGCGGATAAAAATGCGGATAAGAATGCGGGAGGTAATATCGGTGGATGTAGAGATCGAAATGGGGGTGATGGTGGAAATGATGGGGATGgagatgaagaaaaaaaacgaaaagaagaaaatacaCATGAAGGTGATGAATTACCAaatgaagataataaaaataataaaacaacaaataataacaatacgGATTGTAAACAAACAGTAAAATCAAGTAgcaatacaaataaaaaagtacgaaaaaatagcaaaaataatatagataaacaAGGAAATAATAAAGGGGTAgaaagtaataataataatagtaaaaaaaaaagttatacaaatataaataaaaataagttaaCTAATagtgaagaaaatataattaaaaattataatgaaattataaatgCACAAAGTTTTGTAATATCACCAAATAATGATCAAATATTTgcaaattcaaataataaccAAGTTAATACAACAATGatagaaaatggaaaaaattataatcatcctgaaaatatatcattgcaaaatattaaaaatattagtgATCAAGTTtataatattcataaaaaacaaaatgataaatataattccaACACTTCAATTAATGTGGGTGATTCTACTAATTATTTGAATACATATTGTGAAAATTCTAATAATGTATCCaatatgaattatatatcaataaatatgaacaatgatccaaaaaaaattatagaaaatataaataatatgaatgatccaaataattttatagaaaatgTGAATAATAGTAAAAGCTCAAAGTTGAATAAAAATGCATCTCccaaaaaaaaggaaaataaagaaatgaaaaatgaCCCAATCAATGATtctaaaaaagaaaaaaaagaacccaaaaaagaaaaaaaaaaagtgaagaaACAACAAGAGGTAGAAAATTTAGGTGAAGAAAAAACGGAAGGAACAAAACAGAAAAAAACTGAaccaaaaaaagaaaaaaaaactgaaccaaaaaaatatgttaaaaaagattcgaataaaataacaaaaggAGATACAGAAATTACAAACGAAGGTAAAACTGTTAAAGGAGGAAAAGTAGCTAAAGAACCAAAAACTACTAAAGGGGGGAAGGCAGCTAAAGATTTAAACGAGGCAAACAAATCTAACGAGCCAGTTATAGAAAATACACAAAATCAAATAACTGATACAAACGATACAAATCAGCAAATACAAACAAGCACACAAAAAGGATCAAATAAGTCAAATAAAACAACTAAGCTAAATAAGCCAACTAAATCAAACGACCCAACTAAGTCAAACGACCCAACTAAGTTAAGCGACCCAAATGAGGGAAACGACCCAACTAAGTCAAACGACCCAAATGAGGGAAACGAAGAAAATATCAGCACCCCGAAAAAAAGGGAGCCTAGCAAAAACCAGAAAAGAAATTCTAACAAAGgaacaaaaagaaaaacggcaaaaaataataaaaaagatgaaaatggaaataattcTGATATTGAATGGGAAAATTTTAACCCACATGCTGAATTATTTTGCCCAATTATAAGAAAAGAAGATAGTGAAGAAGTTGGATATATGACATATAGTTCTCCTGTAAAATTTGGAAAAGAAGCTAATGATTCAAATGATGTGAATAAACaaggtaaaaataaaaaaagaaaaagtgtagataatataaataaaaaaaaaggtaaAAGCAGTAATGaatgtttattatttaatgaaaaaaatgaaaaaaatgaaaaaaaaaaaaataataatgaggGTTTGGATAAAATTGCGAAATCTAATAAACATGAAGGAGAAAAACGAAATAACAAATCAAAGAAcgaaaatcattttttaaaaattgagGAAACATttgataatacaaaaaataaaaataaagaatctagaaaaaaaaatataattaaaggaagcaatgaaattaataaagaatatattGAAGAGAATAATGatattatagaaaaaaatgtaaaaaaaaataacaaaagagtatatgaaaaaatgtatagTTCTAATAGTGTATTagataaacaaaattataatttaaaaaatacacataacaatttaaatttttcaaataaatatacaggagataaaattatgaaacatgaaataaaaaataatagtaattatCCTCATCTCAATATTAATCCAAGCAACACATTTGGGcaatataattatcataatgaATTTGGAGTTGAaataggaaaaaataaaaataatatatatttagataaTTATGAATTATcacaaataaatttaaacaaCAAAACGAGTCaagatttttatatttataattccCATCCtcatttagataaatattcatcAATAGAAAAAGTCCAATATGAAGGTAACAATTATcacataaataaattaaggtcaaatgaaaattataaaaattatcaaCATTATATAAAACGTGAATATGATACTAATTTaattgatattaaaaaagaagaattTGAAAATGGAAGTAGTATGTATAGTCAAGAAGAATATATTGAGCCAGTGGAAAGATATGGATATAATTCGAATGAAtttgattttaaaaataaaaaaagaaaaatttataataatatgataaatacagatatgataaataattttgatatgAATTATGTAAATGATCCAAATTATATCGATTTTATACgaactaaaaaatataatgatcaaataaattatatttcaaaaggatatgataaaagaaataacaaacaaataataataaaaaataatgaagatatTGAAACAATTTATGAAAGCAATCGATATAATATACATGATATATATAGCAATGTGGATGTTATACATAGTAATcgtgaagaaaaaaaaaaaaaaattaaaaaagttaaCATTATTAATGATgttaaatatgaaaaatataaaaataaagtaataaTTTTTGATAATAGAAAAGAAAACTGTTTAATTTGTTGTATGTGTAGCAATAGTAGTAGTAACAATGTagaaggaaaaaaatatttttatttattgtggGAAGATGAAATAtcaggaaaaaaaataaaatatacaattcatgataactatatatttataataagttataaattcaatatttttctacttaacatttttaacatAAATAGTAAATTGGTTGTTCATGATTATGTATTACCAGATAGATGTATAGTTGATTTTGTTATAATTAAAAGTTTTAGCATTGATggaaatatttatacatttttttatgtacatgataaaaaatattattatatttatcaattattaaattattcaaGTATTTCTTTGTTATATTCCTTTGAAATTTCGATGTTAGAATCACGAGTTGAATCCATAAATATCAGGATTGTGGAAAAGTTACAAAACGAAGATATCATAAGCAAAAGTTCTAAGAAaggttttaaaaaatacaaacgaattttcaaaaataaaaagaaaaaagattCTATCAATGAAGAGGATATAAAAGATAATCGAGAAagaaatgaacaaaaaatcagaattgaaaatgataaaggtgaaaaagaaaaaaatgaaagagaTATAGAAAGGGAACGTATATTAAAGGAACTAATACATAGTATCacattttatgaaaatttaaaagttaaaaataaatcaaataaaaaaaaacataataattttttttcaaaaaaatcaataaaaaaaaaaaatgaacaatacaatatatcttattttAATCCAAAATGtgctaataaattattaactcGTATGccaaataaaatacaaaatttttCAACTCaacttgaaaaaaaaaaaaaaaaaaatattataaaaaaaagtaaagatgaaaaaataaaaacatattttgataattttttttcaaataatatacatgGAAATGATTTGTTatatgattatatatataggaaagaaaatttttattatagttatatgtgtatatatatttttttaaaaaatgggaTGATATTCCTCATACGAAGAAACTTAATGAAAACAGAAGTAGctaatgaaaatgattttCCTGAAACATATACATCTGATGTAATATCAATAAAACCACATATGTTTGAACAAAATGATATTACTTTAATATCTCGATTAGATAATAGTTATTACAACAAATCGCTATATTGTgacataaattttttatttagtagTAAGGCTGATAATTCTGAtgacataaataataaaattattttaccaACTACCAATACATTAAATAGATCTAAACCAAATGAATATTTGAATACAAATCgaaatttaattttgttcGATAATTTAATAGATATACAACAAAAAGGGATGAGAATTTTTTCATCACaaagtaaaatatttaatatatatgattttgACGTAACCAAATTAATAGAATCTGAAGAATTTATTGAAGAACATGAAAATTTAGAAGAATCTTTTGAACCCATTGTGAAGAAAGAAAAACCTGATACCGATGATGacgataataataaaaaattaatttcacAAAATGAgcatattattaaaaaagagaaaaattgtaatatggaaaatatacatattaaaaaagagCTAAATAAAGTTAGCAAAGATTTTCTTCATGCTATGAGTGTTTcagaagaattaaaaaaaagtgaaaaaaattcAGATTCTCATGTAGATACAAATCTTTATGTGaaaactataaaatatttagagaatcaaatgaaatatagtatattaattatgaacaaaaaatcatttttaaattatttatatgcttattTTAGCTTTTTAGTAGAATATTTAGATATTACAAGAATTCGacaaaattttcattattttatgaaaataactttatatcattcaaaaaaatatatttccaattttatattttttgaaattgatcaaaatacaaattatgaACCTCATTGGTTAGATACAGATGCATTATTATGCAtgaatattcattttttctttttatctttatttttattttataattttctattacctatatataaaagtttacgacaaaaaaaaaataaaaatacacacatatataaatatcattctttttttcgttttatCAAAGaaatgcataaatatatgctTCAAATTGATACAATTTTTCAACGAGCTTTCCATCGATCATTATCTTTGTAG